A region from the Janthinobacterium agaricidamnosum genome encodes:
- a CDS encoding lysis system i-spanin subunit Rz, which produces MTTTTWRPLAAYLLCGALTGWTAQGWRKDASIAELQRAAAASKTTAATAMAQATARVLTLERAAGAALAQRADHLTQEQSHAKTERDRFNDDVRSGAVRLSIPIASGQCAATADSTSAASDQHQTRAELDPATAAALDAIAGDGDDATRQLNACIDSYNLVRDTYHVQTE; this is translated from the coding sequence GTGACCACAACCACCTGGCGCCCGCTGGCCGCCTACCTGCTGTGCGGCGCCCTGACGGGCTGGACGGCGCAGGGCTGGCGCAAGGACGCCAGCATCGCCGAGCTGCAGCGGGCGGCGGCCGCCAGTAAAACCACCGCCGCCACCGCAATGGCCCAGGCCACCGCCCGCGTGCTCACCCTGGAGCGCGCCGCCGGCGCCGCCCTGGCGCAGCGCGCCGACCACCTCACCCAGGAGCAATCCCATGCAAAAACTGAGCGTGACCGTTTTAACGATGACGTGCGCAGTGGCGCTGTGCGCCTGTCAATCCCCATTGCCAGCGGCCAGTGCGCCGCAACTGCAGATTCCACCTCTGCCGCAAGCGATCAGCACCAAACGCGCGCCGAACTTGACCCGGCGACTGCGGCAGCTCTTGACGCCATTGCCGGCGATGGCGACGACGCCACCCGGCAACTGAACGCCTGCATCGATTCCTACAACCTAGTACGAGACACCTACCATGTACAAACCGAATAG
- a CDS encoding phage tail protein has product MYKPNSLRQHLAAAIPDLQRDPDRLLVFADEGNVVANATASLSFEYRFKLNLIVTDYAGDADAIMVALIAWLKVHQLDLMANEETRKHGIAFEVDFNNHETVDISIKLDLTERVAVKTGEAGRLDIKHLAEIQHMPAYADEFWKLYAGEKLLAEWHTPEATP; this is encoded by the coding sequence ATGTACAAACCGAATAGCCTGCGCCAGCACCTGGCCGCCGCCATCCCCGACCTGCAGCGCGACCCCGACCGCCTGCTGGTCTTCGCCGACGAGGGCAATGTGGTGGCCAATGCCACCGCCTCCCTATCCTTCGAATACCGTTTCAAGCTCAACCTGATCGTCACCGACTACGCCGGCGACGCCGACGCCATCATGGTGGCCCTGATCGCCTGGCTGAAAGTCCACCAGCTCGACCTGATGGCCAACGAGGAAACGCGCAAGCATGGCATCGCCTTCGAGGTGGATTTTAATAACCATGAAACGGTCGACATTTCCATCAAGCTGGACCTGACCGAGCGCGTGGCCGTCAAGACTGGCGAGGCGGGCCGCCTGGATATCAAGCACCTGGCCGAGATACAGCACATGCCCGCCTACGCCGACGAGTTCTGGAAACTGTACGCCGGCGAGAAGCTGCTGGCCGAATGGCACACGCCCGAGGCCACGCCGTGA
- a CDS encoding phage virion morphogenesis protein — MSDDLHTLEAWARALLAKLQPAQRRAINHKVAIDLRRSQAQRIKAQQGPDGTAYSARKRRKEFKGKNGRIKRQKAAMFAKIRTAKHLKVKATGDQIEVGFFGWVARVARVHQFGRQDRLSKKGPLYKYPERPLLGLSEPDRTLIRESLLRHMDKN, encoded by the coding sequence GTGAGCGACGACCTGCACACGCTGGAAGCCTGGGCCCGGGCGCTGCTGGCCAAGCTGCAACCGGCCCAGCGCCGGGCAATCAATCACAAAGTGGCCATCGACCTGCGCCGCAGCCAGGCGCAGCGCATCAAGGCACAGCAAGGACCGGACGGCACCGCGTATTCGGCACGCAAGCGGCGCAAGGAATTCAAGGGGAAGAATGGACGGATCAAGCGGCAAAAGGCAGCCATGTTCGCCAAGATTCGCACCGCCAAACACCTGAAAGTGAAGGCGACCGGCGACCAGATCGAGGTTGGGTTCTTTGGCTGGGTGGCACGCGTGGCGCGTGTGCATCAGTTTGGCCGGCAAGACCGCTTGTCGAAAAAAGGCCCACTGTACAAGTACCCGGAGCGGCCGCTGCTCGGCTTGAGTGAGCCGGATCGGACGTTGATACGCGAATCGTTGCTGCGTCACATGGATAAAAATTGA
- a CDS encoding phage baseplate assembly protein V translates to MHCMNADLSDLLRLLQNLIRLGTIAEVKGAKARVRLGPTLTTVWLKWVTPRAGSTRTWSTPTIGEQVIVFSPGGDLTRGIILPALYSQAFDAPDTRDSIHTTHYPDGAVVQYDHAAHALTATLPGGTATITADKVTSNAPSTICTGDLTVMKNLIVKQSTTVEGVTTLNGGVNAKAGAAGGVAMAVQGSIKATDDVLAGAISLAKHPHGGVRSGGDQSGGPLP, encoded by the coding sequence ATGCACTGCATGAACGCCGACCTGTCCGACCTCCTCCGCTTGCTGCAAAACCTGATCCGCCTGGGCACCATTGCCGAGGTCAAAGGGGCCAAGGCGCGCGTCCGGCTCGGACCGACCCTCACCACGGTATGGCTGAAATGGGTCACGCCGCGCGCCGGCAGCACGCGCACCTGGTCAACGCCGACTATCGGCGAACAGGTGATCGTCTTTTCCCCGGGCGGCGACCTGACGCGCGGCATCATCCTGCCCGCGCTGTACTCGCAGGCATTTGATGCGCCCGACACCCGCGACAGCATCCACACCACGCATTACCCCGACGGCGCCGTGGTGCAATACGACCATGCGGCCCACGCGCTGACGGCCACGCTGCCAGGCGGCACCGCCACCATCACGGCCGACAAGGTGACGTCGAACGCGCCCAGCACCATCTGCACGGGCGACCTGACCGTCATGAAAAACCTGATCGTCAAGCAATCCACTACCGTGGAAGGCGTCACCACCCTGAACGGCGGCGTGAATGCCAAGGCCGGCGCCGCTGGCGGCGTGGCCATGGCCGTGCAAGGTTCCATCAAGGCGACCGACGACGTGCTGGCCGGCGCCATCAGCCTGGCCAAGCATCCGCACGGCGGCGTCAGGTCCGGCGGCGACCAGTCGGGCGGGCCGTTGCCATGA
- a CDS encoding GPW/gp25 family protein, with protein sequence MMGMHAATGRSLTGLNHLRQSVADILTTPIGSRIRRRRYGSEVPELIDQPLNSATQLRIYAATAFALRRWEPRLQLASVQLTRDTDGAIALLLDGTANGQGITLSVPVKQGGSV encoded by the coding sequence ATGATGGGCATGCACGCCGCCACCGGGCGCAGCCTGACGGGTCTGAATCATCTGCGCCAGTCCGTGGCCGACATCCTCACCACACCCATCGGCTCACGTATCCGGCGCCGGCGCTATGGTTCCGAAGTGCCCGAACTGATCGACCAGCCCCTGAACAGCGCCACGCAGTTGCGCATCTACGCCGCCACCGCCTTTGCCCTGCGCCGCTGGGAGCCGCGCCTGCAGCTCGCCAGCGTGCAGCTCACGCGCGACACGGACGGCGCCATCGCGCTGCTGCTCGATGGCACGGCGAATGGCCAGGGCATCACCCTGTCCGTGCCCGTCAAGCAAGGCGGCAGCGTATGA
- a CDS encoding baseplate assembly protein — MSTPIDLTQLPAPSVVEVLDFEAILATRKAHLVSLLPEAARAAVTALLELESEPATKLLEENSYQETILRNRVNEAGKAVMLAFAIDGDLDQLGANVNVGRLTITPANPNALPPVAAVMEDNDAYRLRIQEAPDGLSVAGPKASYEFHARSSDGRVKDASATSPSPAHVIVTVLANNDTGIADSALLATVARALNAEDVRPLGDRLTVQAAQVIDYQIEATLFIGVGPEVPILLDAAHANAVRVSQPRRPLGHSIYRSACSAAVHVEGVRKVVLTSPAADIELNATQAARCTAIKLNVVVRDE; from the coding sequence ATGAGCACGCCCATCGACCTGACCCAGTTGCCTGCGCCCAGCGTGGTCGAGGTGCTGGACTTCGAAGCCATCCTCGCTACACGCAAAGCTCACCTTGTCAGCCTGCTGCCGGAAGCCGCGCGCGCCGCCGTCACGGCCCTGTTGGAGCTGGAATCGGAGCCGGCCACCAAGCTGCTGGAAGAGAACAGCTACCAAGAAACCATCTTGCGAAACCGCGTCAACGAGGCCGGCAAGGCCGTCATGCTGGCGTTTGCCATCGACGGCGACCTGGACCAGCTGGGCGCCAACGTCAACGTGGGGCGCCTGACCATCACGCCGGCCAATCCCAACGCCCTGCCGCCCGTGGCCGCCGTCATGGAAGATAACGACGCCTACCGCCTGCGCATCCAGGAAGCGCCGGATGGCCTGTCCGTGGCCGGCCCGAAAGCGTCGTATGAATTTCACGCCCGCAGCAGCGACGGCCGCGTCAAGGACGCGAGCGCCACCAGCCCTTCGCCAGCTCACGTCATCGTCACTGTGCTGGCCAACAACGACACAGGCATCGCCGACTCCGCGCTGCTGGCCACCGTGGCGCGCGCACTCAACGCCGAGGACGTGCGCCCCCTGGGCGACCGCCTGACGGTGCAGGCCGCCCAGGTCATCGACTACCAGATCGAGGCCACCTTGTTTATCGGAGTCGGCCCGGAAGTGCCGATTCTGCTGGACGCCGCGCACGCCAACGCCGTGCGCGTGTCGCAGCCGCGCCGCCCGCTGGGCCACAGCATTTATCGATCCGCCTGCAGCGCCGCCGTCCACGTCGAAGGCGTGCGCAAGGTCGTCTTGACCAGCCCGGCGGCGGACATCGAACTGAACGCCACCCAGGCCGCGCGCTGCACGGCCATCAAGCTCAATGTCGTGGTGCGCGATGAATAA
- a CDS encoding phage tail protein I: MNKVVPTLPPNTTALERAIAVACAELVNVPVPLRDLWNADRCPVNLLPFLAWACSVDRWDDAWPESTKRGTIKAAYFIHKHKGTIAAVRRVVESLGYLIRITEWWQTTPPGVPGTFRLDVGVLDSGITDAMFQEMERLIADAKPVSRHMTGLAIYLESRGNVYAGACAYHGDAMTVYPWIAETIEVRGTLLQAGASHTIDTLTIYP; this comes from the coding sequence ATGAATAAGGTCGTGCCCACCCTGCCGCCCAACACCACGGCGCTGGAGCGCGCCATTGCTGTGGCCTGCGCCGAGCTGGTCAACGTGCCCGTGCCGCTGCGCGACCTGTGGAACGCCGACCGCTGCCCGGTCAACTTGCTGCCGTTCCTGGCCTGGGCCTGCTCCGTTGACCGCTGGGACGACGCCTGGCCCGAATCGACCAAGCGCGGCACCATCAAGGCGGCCTATTTCATCCACAAGCACAAGGGCACGATTGCCGCCGTGCGCCGCGTGGTGGAGTCCCTGGGCTATTTGATCCGCATCACCGAATGGTGGCAAACCACGCCACCGGGCGTACCGGGCACCTTCCGCCTCGATGTCGGCGTGCTGGACTCGGGCATCACGGATGCCATGTTTCAGGAAATGGAACGCCTGATTGCCGACGCCAAACCCGTCAGCCGCCATATGACGGGCCTGGCGATTTACCTGGAAAGTCGCGGCAACGTCTACGCGGGCGCTTGCGCCTACCACGGCGACGCCATGACCGTGTATCCCTGGATCGCGGAAACCATCGAAGTGCGCGGCACGCTGTTGCAGGCCGGCGCATCCCATACCATCGACACCCTGACCATCTATCCATGA
- a CDS encoding phage tail protein, whose amino-acid sequence MTTYFAILTEVGEAKLANAIALGQTLKLKSLAVGDGNGMLPMPVRTQKALVHEVRRAGLNQLSIDPANASQIIVEQVLPEDVGGWWIREIGIYDEAGDLCAVANCPPSYKPLMAEGSGRTQVVRIVLIVASTAAIELKIDPSVILATRKYVDEQDIIVRAYSDAQLAKHLAAADPHPLLAKVAYVDQQDTSARAYGDQQLTKHQAAADPHPLLAKVAYVDQQDTSARAYGDQQLTKHQAAADPHPLLAKVTYVDQQDTSARAYGDQQLAKHAAAADPHPQYSMKEIATLPKFDASSKLVNADFVQRAQGNMVRYADVIESRTLTVEDMGCALYFPSAGKTITIPDPVALGIPNNSGKCVKFFGLFNTGTILAAPGVNIGFDVGSVPSITIKPGQFLTLMATGPKVWQVIDSTAELWRNADFAAMLFSNGFKQISGDFILQWGTGATTQAAGYVDVIFPIPFPNKCFRVFGGYDGQGGTGASAPSNINAGMQTKTGCRLFTYNGTTLSGGITPSYFAIGN is encoded by the coding sequence ATGACCACATACTTTGCCATCCTGACCGAAGTGGGCGAGGCCAAGCTGGCCAACGCCATCGCCCTGGGCCAAACCCTGAAACTGAAAAGCCTGGCCGTGGGCGACGGCAACGGCATGCTGCCGATGCCCGTACGCACGCAAAAGGCGCTGGTCCACGAAGTGCGCCGCGCCGGCCTGAACCAGTTGAGCATCGACCCGGCCAACGCCAGCCAGATCATCGTCGAGCAAGTCTTGCCCGAGGACGTGGGCGGCTGGTGGATTCGTGAAATCGGTATCTACGACGAAGCCGGCGACCTGTGCGCGGTGGCCAACTGCCCGCCCAGCTACAAGCCATTGATGGCCGAGGGCAGCGGCCGCACGCAAGTGGTGCGCATTGTCCTCATCGTGGCCAGCACAGCCGCCATCGAACTGAAAATCGACCCGTCTGTCATCCTGGCCACGCGCAAGTATGTCGATGAGCAGGACATCATCGTGCGCGCCTACAGTGACGCGCAACTGGCCAAGCACCTGGCCGCCGCCGACCCGCATCCGCTGCTGGCCAAGGTCGCCTATGTCGATCAGCAGGACACCAGCGCACGCGCCTATGGCGATCAGCAGCTGACCAAGCACCAGGCTGCTGCCGATCCGCACCCGCTCCTGGCCAAGGTCGCTTATGTCGATCAGCAGGACACCAGCGCACGTGCCTATGGCGACCAGCAACTGACCAAGCACCAGGCGGCCGCCGATCCGCACCCGCTACTGGCCAAGGTTACCTATGTCGATCAGCAAGACACCAGCGCACGCGCCTATGGCGACCAGCAGCTGGCCAAGCACGCAGCGGCGGCCGATCCGCATCCGCAATACAGCATGAAGGAGATCGCGACACTGCCGAAGTTTGACGCGTCGAGCAAGCTGGTCAATGCCGATTTTGTACAGCGCGCGCAAGGAAACATGGTGCGCTATGCCGACGTCATTGAAAGCCGCACACTCACCGTCGAGGATATGGGTTGCGCCCTGTACTTCCCTTCCGCCGGCAAGACCATCACCATTCCCGACCCCGTAGCGCTTGGCATTCCCAACAATTCCGGCAAGTGCGTCAAGTTCTTCGGCCTGTTCAATACCGGCACCATTCTTGCCGCGCCAGGCGTAAACATTGGATTTGATGTCGGCAGTGTGCCGAGCATCACGATCAAGCCAGGGCAATTTCTGACCCTCATGGCGACCGGGCCAAAAGTCTGGCAAGTCATCGACTCGACCGCCGAGCTGTGGCGCAATGCCGACTTTGCGGCGATGTTGTTTTCGAACGGCTTCAAGCAAATTTCCGGCGACTTCATTTTGCAATGGGGCACTGGTGCTACAACCCAGGCCGCTGGCTATGTCGATGTGATCTTTCCCATTCCGTTTCCGAACAAGTGTTTTCGTGTCTTCGGGGGCTATGACGGGCAAGGCGGCACCGGTGCCAGTGCGCCCAGCAATATCAATGCCGGCATGCAAACCAAAACGGGCTGCCGCCTGTTCACCTACAACGGGACAACGCTGTCGGGCGGCATCACCCCATCCTATTTTGCGATTGGAAACTAA
- a CDS encoding phage tail sheath protein codes for MATDYHHGVRVIEINEGSRPIRTVSTAVLGLIATADDADPVAFPLDTPVLVTNVLAAMGKAGKTGTLYRSLQAIAAQTKPLTIVVRVAQGETEAETTSNAVGGVSPDGKYLGAQALLAAQSKLGVKPRILGAPGLDTQAVTNAMASVAQRLRAFLYAAAYGCATVTAATTYRGQFGQREVMMIWPDFVNWNTATDEEASISAVAYAMGLRAKIDEETGWHKTLSNVVVNGPTGISKDVFFDLQDPATDAGVLNAKEVTTLINMGGYRFWGSRTCEAPGGFFYFESYTRTAQVLADTIAEAHFAYVDLPLHPSLVRDLLESINAKFRDLKLQGYIIDGHAWYDEQYNDKTALKDGKLAIDYDYTPVPPLENLKFQQRITDRYLADFASRIAA; via the coding sequence ATGGCTACCGACTACCACCATGGCGTGCGCGTCATTGAAATCAACGAGGGTTCGCGCCCGATCCGCACCGTATCCACCGCCGTGCTGGGCCTGATCGCCACGGCTGACGATGCCGACCCCGTGGCCTTCCCGCTCGACACCCCCGTGCTCGTCACCAACGTGCTGGCCGCCATGGGCAAGGCCGGCAAGACGGGCACCTTGTACCGCAGCCTGCAGGCCATCGCCGCGCAAACCAAACCCCTGACCATCGTGGTGCGCGTGGCGCAGGGCGAAACGGAAGCGGAAACCACCAGCAACGCCGTGGGCGGCGTGTCGCCCGATGGCAAGTACCTGGGCGCCCAGGCGCTGCTGGCCGCGCAAAGCAAGCTGGGCGTGAAACCGCGCATCCTGGGCGCGCCGGGACTGGACACCCAGGCCGTGACGAATGCCATGGCCAGCGTGGCGCAGCGCCTGCGCGCCTTCTTGTATGCCGCCGCCTATGGCTGTGCCACCGTCACGGCGGCCACCACCTATCGCGGCCAGTTCGGGCAACGCGAAGTGATGATGATCTGGCCGGATTTTGTGAACTGGAATACCGCCACCGACGAAGAGGCCAGCATTTCCGCCGTCGCCTACGCCATGGGCCTGCGCGCCAAGATCGACGAGGAAACGGGCTGGCACAAGACTTTGTCGAATGTCGTCGTCAACGGCCCCACCGGCATCAGCAAGGACGTGTTTTTCGACCTGCAAGACCCGGCCACCGATGCCGGTGTGCTCAACGCCAAGGAAGTGACCACCCTGATTAACATGGGCGGCTACCGCTTCTGGGGTTCGCGTACCTGCGAGGCGCCGGGCGGCTTCTTCTATTTCGAAAGCTACACGCGCACGGCCCAAGTGCTGGCCGACACCATCGCCGAAGCGCATTTCGCCTATGTGGACCTGCCCTTGCATCCGTCCCTGGTGCGCGACCTGCTGGAAAGCATCAACGCCAAGTTCCGCGACCTGAAATTGCAGGGCTACATCATCGACGGCCACGCCTGGTATGACGAGCAATACAACGACAAGACGGCGCTGAAAGACGGCAAGCTGGCCATCGATTACGACTACACGCCCGTGCCGCCGCTGGAAAACCTGAAATTCCAGCAGCGCATTACCGACCGCTACCTGGCCGACTTCGCCTCGCGTATCGCCGCCTAA
- a CDS encoding phage major tail tube protein, giving the protein MGLPRKLKNFNLFQNGVSFMGMVPEVTLPKLSRKIEEYRAGGMSGPVSVDFGNEALSLEWSGGGLIAEALKQYGAHTHGAVQLRFAGAYQEDDDGTVAAVEVVVRGRYKEIDMGGAKMGDDTTHKYTMACSYYKLLIDGTTVIELDFMSGTENFGGGDTNAAIRKAIGL; this is encoded by the coding sequence ATGGGCCTGCCCCGCAAACTGAAAAACTTCAACCTGTTCCAGAACGGCGTCTCCTTCATGGGCATGGTGCCCGAAGTCACCTTGCCCAAGCTCAGCCGCAAGATAGAAGAGTACCGCGCCGGCGGCATGAGCGGCCCCGTGTCCGTGGACTTCGGCAACGAGGCGCTCTCGCTGGAATGGAGCGGCGGCGGCCTGATCGCCGAAGCCCTGAAACAGTACGGCGCGCACACGCACGGCGCCGTGCAATTGCGCTTTGCCGGCGCCTACCAGGAAGACGATGACGGCACAGTCGCCGCCGTCGAAGTCGTCGTGCGCGGCCGTTACAAGGAAATCGATATGGGCGGCGCCAAGATGGGCGACGACACCACCCATAAATACACGATGGCCTGCAGCTATTACAAGCTGCTGATCGACGGCACCACCGTCATCGAACTGGACTTCATGAGTGGTACGGAGAACTTTGGCGGCGGCGACACCAATGCGGCCATCCGCAAGGCCATCGGCCTGTAA
- a CDS encoding phage tail assembly protein has protein sequence MNNDTQNQAVIELDEPIKRGDSLITSLTVRKPKAGALRGISLIELANLNVSALQIVLPRITEPTLTAHDIANMDPADLLAVGVEVAGFLASKVDRLSVSPAK, from the coding sequence ATGAACAACGATACCCAAAACCAAGCCGTCATCGAGCTGGACGAACCAATCAAGCGCGGCGACAGCCTCATCACCTCGCTGACCGTGCGCAAGCCCAAGGCGGGCGCGCTGCGCGGCATTTCCCTGATCGAGCTGGCCAACCTGAACGTATCGGCCCTGCAGATTGTGCTGCCGCGCATCACTGAGCCCACCTTGACGGCGCACGACATCGCCAACATGGACCCGGCCGACCTGCTGGCCGTGGGCGTCGAGGTTGCCGGTTTTTTGGCGAGCAAAGTAGATCGCCTTTCGGTATCCCCGGCGAAGTAG
- a CDS encoding GpE family phage tail protein, with protein MADIAGVFHWTPAAMDGFTIDELMAWRERARQRSGAE; from the coding sequence ATGGCCGACATTGCCGGCGTCTTCCACTGGACGCCGGCAGCGATGGACGGCTTTACGATTGATGAACTGATGGCCTGGCGCGAACGCGCCCGGCAGCGAAGCGGAGCGGAATAA
- a CDS encoding phage tail tape measure protein: protein MFAALDKITGPLKKIMGGSSDTAKALKATSDRLRDLNAQQKNISKFRELHGGLDATRAKLEAAQQKVASLATKMKQAEAPTRAMTREFNAATKAAGALKTAGQQQAQQLQVMRERLAGAGIGTKDLANHERTLRREIEATNKTMTLQQQKLANAATKQQRVTNATQHADKLRSKAGSIAMAGAGATAAGAVMAMPIAKGLHEAKHYQLEKARVNALGLGPKTSQQAIAFAKNMKTYGTSQNENLELVRDAMSIFGDLHHAEMVAPTLAKMKFANKAFFGAESGEENERIFMDLLKVIEQRGGTASSEKFHDQANMMQKVITATGGRVGPTEWLNFIKTGGIAAKIMDDKQFYYQMEPLVQEVGGHRAGTALMSGYSNLYQGRTTKRAVTNLENLGLIGDHSKVKHDKVGQISTLGPGALLGSDIFRRSQFEWLEQVLLPQLEKKGITDPKKIEDTIGSLFSTRTAGNQFLDMFKQRIQMHKNAKLNAGAYDIEQIYDLGKQQAGGAELEATARLANLKLTMGEKILPLYAQGLEMAISAITRLNAFMERNPTVAKVMIAGFAVLAGLLLVLGPLMLGIAALIGPYAMLHVMFAKMGVTGGVLTPIMRGLGGAFMWAGRAALGFGTALLTTPVGWVILAIAAIAGAAYLIYKYWEPIKGFFRGLWSDVKTAFAGGVVGVNNLIANWSPLGLFYRAFAGVLGWFGIALPAKFTDFGASLLQRISASWQPIAAFFADIWSRLRTVCAGGMGSITALIINWSPVGVFYQAFAGVLSWFGIKLPAQFTEFGANILRGLVNGITGSMGAVKDAISNAGSSTIAWFKEKLGIHSPSRVFAQLGDYTMQGLVVGLDRSEGAPIAKVSGLAQRLTQLGAGIAIGTATALPASAFDMRAPLSQGGFGAGMTIQGDKIEITIQAQAGSDPQAIARAVYAAMEQRDREKAARIRSSLRDHD from the coding sequence GTGTTTGCGGCACTGGACAAGATCACCGGCCCGCTGAAAAAGATCATGGGCGGCTCCAGCGATACGGCCAAGGCGCTGAAGGCCACCAGTGACCGCTTGCGCGACTTGAACGCACAGCAAAAGAACATCAGTAAATTCCGCGAGCTGCATGGCGGCCTGGACGCCACCCGCGCCAAGCTGGAAGCGGCGCAGCAGAAGGTGGCCAGTCTGGCCACCAAGATGAAACAGGCGGAGGCGCCCACGCGGGCCATGACGCGCGAGTTTAACGCCGCCACCAAAGCGGCCGGCGCCTTGAAGACGGCAGGCCAGCAACAGGCCCAGCAACTGCAGGTCATGCGCGAGCGGCTCGCGGGCGCCGGCATCGGCACCAAAGACCTGGCCAACCACGAGCGCACCTTGCGCCGCGAGATCGAGGCCACCAACAAAACCATGACGCTGCAGCAGCAGAAGCTGGCCAACGCGGCCACCAAGCAGCAGCGCGTCACCAATGCCACCCAGCACGCCGACAAACTGCGCAGCAAAGCGGGCAGCATTGCCATGGCGGGCGCTGGCGCGACAGCAGCCGGCGCGGTCATGGCCATGCCCATAGCCAAGGGGCTGCACGAGGCGAAGCATTACCAGCTGGAAAAGGCCCGCGTCAATGCCTTGGGCTTGGGGCCTAAAACCAGCCAGCAGGCAATCGCCTTTGCCAAGAACATGAAGACCTACGGCACCAGCCAGAACGAAAACCTGGAACTGGTGCGCGACGCGATGTCGATCTTTGGCGATCTTCACCACGCGGAAATGGTCGCGCCTACCCTGGCCAAGATGAAGTTTGCCAACAAGGCGTTCTTCGGCGCCGAGTCGGGCGAAGAAAACGAACGTATCTTCATGGACCTGTTGAAAGTCATCGAGCAGCGCGGCGGCACGGCCAGTTCGGAGAAGTTCCACGATCAGGCCAACATGATGCAAAAGGTCATCACGGCCACGGGCGGGCGCGTGGGGCCGACGGAGTGGCTGAACTTCATCAAGACGGGCGGCATTGCCGCCAAGATCATGGACGACAAGCAGTTCTATTACCAGATGGAACCGCTGGTGCAGGAAGTCGGCGGCCACCGTGCCGGCACGGCCCTGATGTCCGGCTATTCGAACCTGTATCAGGGGCGCACCACCAAGCGCGCCGTGACCAATCTGGAAAACCTGGGACTGATCGGTGACCACAGTAAAGTGAAGCACGATAAAGTCGGTCAAATCTCTACGCTTGGCCCTGGCGCCCTGCTTGGCAGTGACATTTTCCGGCGCAGCCAATTTGAGTGGCTGGAGCAAGTGCTGTTGCCACAACTGGAAAAGAAAGGCATCACGGATCCCAAGAAAATTGAGGACACCATCGGCAGCCTGTTTTCGACGCGCACGGCCGGCAATCAGTTTCTGGATATGTTCAAGCAACGCATCCAGATGCACAAGAACGCCAAGCTGAACGCAGGCGCGTATGACATCGAGCAGATTTATGACTTGGGCAAGCAGCAGGCCGGCGGCGCCGAACTGGAAGCGACGGCCAGGCTGGCCAACCTGAAACTGACCATGGGCGAGAAAATCCTGCCGCTGTACGCGCAGGGGCTGGAAATGGCGATCAGTGCCATCACGCGCCTGAACGCCTTCATGGAGCGCAACCCGACCGTGGCCAAGGTCATGATCGCCGGCTTTGCCGTGCTGGCCGGCCTGCTGCTGGTGCTGGGGCCGCTGATGCTGGGCATCGCCGCCCTGATCGGCCCGTATGCCATGCTGCACGTCATGTTCGCCAAGATGGGCGTGACGGGCGGCGTGCTCACGCCCATCATGCGCGGCCTGGGCGGCGCCTTCATGTGGGCCGGCCGGGCCGCGCTGGGGTTCGGTACAGCACTGCTGACAACGCCGGTAGGCTGGGTCATCTTGGCCATTGCAGCCATCGCCGGCGCCGCCTACCTGATCTACAAATATTGGGAGCCAATCAAGGGTTTCTTTCGCGGCCTGTGGTCTGACGTCAAGACGGCCTTTGCCGGCGGCGTCGTCGGCGTGAATAACCTGATCGCCAACTGGTCGCCACTGGGCCTGTTCTATCGTGCCTTTGCAGGCGTGCTGGGCTGGTTCGGCATCGCGCTGCCGGCCAAGTTCACCGACTTCGGCGCCAGCCTCCTGCAGCGCATCAGCGCCTCCTGGCAACCTATCGCCGCTTTCTTCGCCGACATCTGGTCGCGCCTGCGCACCGTTTGCGCGGGCGGCATGGGCAGCATCACGGCCCTGATTATCAACTGGTCGCCGGTCGGCGTGTTTTATCAGGCATTCGCGGGCGTGTTGAGCTGGTTCGGCATCAAGCTGCCGGCGCAGTTCACCGAGTTCGGCGCCAACATCCTGCGCGGCCTGGTCAACGGCATCACCGGCTCCATGGGCGCCGTCAAGGACGCCATCAGCAATGCCGGTTCCAGCACCATTGCCTGGTTCAAGGAAAAGTTGGGCATCCACAGCCCAAGCCGCGTGTTTGCCCAGCTGGGCGACTACACCATGCAGGGCCTGGTCGTGGGCCTGGACCGCAGCGAGGGCGCGCCGATTGCCAAGGTATCCGGCCTGGCGCAGCGCCTGACGCAATTGGGCGCCGGCATTGCCATCGGCACGGCCACCGCCCTGCCGGCCAGCGCCTTCGACATGCGCGCGCCGCTGTCGCAGGGCGGGTTCGGTGCCGGCATGACGATTCAAGGCGACAAGATCGAAATCACGATCCAGGCGCAAGCCGGTTCCGATCCGCAGGCCATCGCGCGAGCCGTATATGCAGCCATGGAGCAGCGCGACCGCGAAAAGGCGGCACGCATCCGCTCGTCTCTGCGCGACCACGATTAA